The following coding sequences lie in one Caldilineales bacterium genomic window:
- the argS gene encoding arginine--tRNA ligase — protein MLPDLLADLITGAVAAAQSAGDLPTVPLPAIAVTRPKQADKGDFSCALALQLARPVNDALTAAGKARLTPVQIAAAIAARLPESPCIERVEVAAPGFVNIFLSPLWLAQQAGEIAALGAGWFRPAVAAPARVQVEFVSANPTGPLHFGGARNAAIGDTLARLLEAAGAEVQREYYINDRGAQVDIFAATLWRRYQQLFGLDVSIPADGYPGAYMIDYAGAIQTELGDSLLPLTDSEAIPIFRRLGLSLVMAELADDLGRMAVFFDSWFSEQSLYDDGTFQQVGDILRQQGDLYEKEGATWFLASKYLPKSERDEVFIRSNGEPGYYASDIAYHYHKLVTRSFDRVVDVWAVDHQNQAARMPAMMKALGLDPGRLAIVIYDLVTLKRGGVEVKISKRQGEIITMREVLDEVGPDAARFLLLNHSNEARIDFDLDLAVAQSSENPVYYVQYAHARVASILRKAAEQGLDFSRADLTLLVHPAEQMLLAKMLQLPETIAEAVRHLAPHHLPHYALDLAKTFTAFYDACRVLSGDPADAAITLARLTLVQAFKITLAHLLDLMGMSAPEVM, from the coding sequence ATGCTCCCCGACCTCCTTGCTGACCTCATTACCGGCGCCGTCGCTGCCGCACAGAGCGCGGGCGACCTGCCGACCGTGCCTTTGCCCGCCATCGCCGTCACCCGGCCCAAACAGGCGGACAAGGGCGATTTCTCCTGCGCCCTGGCCCTGCAACTGGCCCGGCCCGTCAACGATGCCCTGACCGCGGCGGGGAAAGCCCGGCTCACGCCCGTGCAGATCGCCGCCGCCATCGCCGCCCGGCTGCCGGAGTCCCCCTGCATCGAACGGGTCGAGGTCGCCGCGCCGGGCTTCGTCAACATCTTCCTCTCCCCGCTCTGGCTGGCCCAGCAGGCCGGTGAAATCGCCGCGCTCGGGGCCGGCTGGTTCCGGCCTGCTGTTGCTGCGCCCGCCCGCGTGCAGGTCGAATTCGTCAGCGCCAACCCCACCGGCCCCCTCCACTTTGGCGGCGCCCGCAATGCCGCCATCGGCGACACCCTCGCCCGCCTGCTAGAGGCCGCCGGCGCCGAAGTCCAGCGCGAATACTACATCAACGACCGCGGGGCGCAAGTCGATATCTTCGCCGCCACCCTCTGGCGGCGCTACCAGCAGCTGTTCGGCCTCGATGTCAGCATCCCTGCCGACGGCTACCCCGGCGCCTACATGATCGACTACGCCGGCGCCATCCAGACCGAGCTTGGCGACAGCCTTCTGCCCCTCACCGACTCCGAAGCCATCCCCATCTTCCGGCGGCTGGGGCTGAGCCTGGTCATGGCCGAGTTGGCCGACGACCTGGGGCGGATGGCCGTCTTCTTCGACAGCTGGTTTTCGGAACAGAGCCTTTACGACGACGGAACCTTTCAACAGGTGGGCGACATCCTCCGGCAGCAGGGCGATCTCTACGAGAAAGAGGGCGCCACTTGGTTCCTGGCCAGCAAATACCTGCCCAAGAGCGAGCGCGACGAGGTCTTCATCCGCTCCAACGGCGAACCGGGCTACTACGCCAGCGACATTGCCTACCACTACCACAAGCTCGTGACCCGCAGCTTCGACCGCGTCGTCGATGTCTGGGCCGTCGACCACCAGAACCAGGCCGCCCGCATGCCGGCGATGATGAAGGCGCTCGGCCTCGACCCCGGCCGCCTCGCCATCGTCATCTATGACCTTGTCACCCTCAAACGCGGGGGCGTCGAGGTCAAGATCTCCAAACGGCAGGGCGAGATCATCACCATGCGCGAGGTGCTGGACGAGGTGGGGCCGGACGCCGCCCGCTTCCTCCTCCTCAACCACTCCAACGAGGCCCGCATCGACTTCGACCTCGACCTGGCCGTGGCCCAGAGCAGCGAAAACCCCGTCTACTATGTGCAATACGCCCATGCTCGCGTCGCCTCCATCCTGCGCAAGGCGGCCGAACAGGGGCTGGATTTCAGCCGCGCCGACCTGACCCTGCTTGTTCACCCCGCCGAGCAGATGCTGCTCGCCAAGATGCTGCAACTGCCGGAGACCATCGCCGAGGCCGTGCGCCATCTTGCCCCCCACCACCTGCCCCACTACGCCCTCGACCTGGCCAAGACCTTCACCGCCTTCTACGACGCCTGCCGCGTCCTCTCCGGCGACCCTGCCGACGCCGCCATCACCCTGGCCCGGCTGACCCTCGTCCAGGCCTTCAAGATCACCCTGGCCCATCTCCTCGACCTCATGGGCATGTCGGCCCCGGAGGTGATGTAG
- a CDS encoding response regulator transcription factor has translation MPDKKIKLLLVDDHEIVRAGLRMLFMAEPDLNIVGEAATGEAALAAVQELKPDVVLMDIAMPGMSGIEATRRIKTLSPNTAILALTMYEDEPYFFQMLEAGASGYVPKRAAADDLVSAIRVVAQDNVFLYPSLARLLVADYVQRDSGGHAEPADLLTPREREVLTYIAEGYTNREIAEALVLSVKTVDRHRENIMQKLDLHSRVALVKYAIEKGLISTASS, from the coding sequence ATGCCGGACAAGAAGATCAAATTGCTGCTGGTGGATGATCACGAAATCGTGCGCGCCGGTTTGCGCATGCTGTTCATGGCCGAGCCGGACTTGAACATCGTTGGCGAAGCGGCCACCGGCGAGGCGGCGCTGGCCGCGGTGCAGGAATTGAAGCCGGACGTGGTGCTGATGGACATTGCCATGCCCGGCATGAGCGGCATCGAGGCCACGCGGCGGATCAAGACCCTCAGCCCCAACACCGCCATCCTGGCCCTGACCATGTACGAAGACGAACCCTATTTCTTCCAGATGCTAGAGGCGGGGGCGTCGGGCTATGTGCCCAAGCGGGCTGCGGCGGATGATCTGGTATCGGCCATTCGCGTGGTGGCGCAGGACAATGTCTTCCTCTACCCCTCACTGGCGCGGCTGCTGGTGGCCGATTATGTCCAGCGGGATAGCGGCGGCCACGCCGAACCCGCCGACCTTCTGACCCCGCGCGAGCGCGAGGTCCTCACCTACATCGCCGAAGGCTACACCAACCGCGAGATCGCCGAGGCGCTGGTGCTGAGCGTGAAGACGGTGGACCGGCACCGCGAGAACATCATGCAGAAGCTGGACTTGCACAGCCGGGTGGCGCTGGTGAAATACGCCATCGAGAAGGGGCTGATCTCTACTGCGTCGAGTTGA
- a CDS encoding sensor histidine kinase, producing MNLISAFFVRNIIVVYFVYGLAFFALSLALLQAGRRRSDFRFATAILPLAGFGALHGTHEWIEMFQKIGSLTAGFTPSLAAEWLRTTFLIASFVLLLVFGMYLLAAPGRTWQQLALPLFCILSLWAVSLVVSARLLHADAAATVALADVLGRYSLGIPGALVGTWALMRQQRTFREHGMPQFGRDLVWAATAMALFGIVGQVFVRQTALVPSTFLNSAAFLQWFGIPIQLFRAITAAAMTWFITRALNAFELESRRQLDAAIGAKAQAQEMQLASERRDRQEIERLYREVQGREDRLGQLLRRIVSAQEAERQRIARELHDATGQSLTAISLGLKGVETRAFNEASPVVAQVHELGAMSTQALGELRQIIADLRPSHLDDLGLAPTLRWYLKQYEARWRIQTRLVVGDEQTRLPAEYETVLFRITQEALNNVAKHAQAQNVTVTLALKSPEATLTVEDDGCGFDPAAVQPRDSRQGGWGLLGIRERATLVGGRVEILSRPGQGTRLVVTLPMPLESQHAGQEDQIAAGG from the coding sequence ATGAACCTCATCTCGGCCTTCTTCGTCCGCAATATCATCGTTGTCTATTTCGTCTACGGCCTGGCCTTCTTCGCCCTCAGCCTGGCGCTGCTGCAGGCCGGCCGGAGACGTTCGGACTTCCGCTTTGCCACGGCCATCCTGCCGCTGGCCGGGTTTGGCGCCCTGCACGGCACACACGAATGGATCGAGATGTTTCAGAAGATCGGGTCGTTGACGGCCGGCTTCACCCCCAGCCTGGCGGCCGAGTGGCTGCGCACCACCTTTCTGATCGCCTCTTTCGTCCTGCTTTTGGTCTTCGGCATGTATCTGCTGGCCGCACCTGGGCGCACCTGGCAACAACTGGCCCTGCCGCTCTTCTGCATCCTCAGCCTGTGGGCCGTATCCCTGGTCGTGAGCGCACGGCTGTTGCATGCCGACGCCGCTGCGACGGTGGCGCTGGCCGATGTCCTGGGCCGCTACAGCCTCGGCATCCCCGGCGCTCTGGTGGGTACATGGGCCTTGATGCGGCAACAACGCACCTTTCGCGAACATGGGATGCCGCAGTTTGGTCGCGATCTGGTGTGGGCGGCGACGGCGATGGCGCTGTTCGGCATCGTCGGGCAGGTCTTCGTCCGCCAGACCGCCCTCGTCCCCTCCACCTTCCTCAATAGCGCCGCCTTCTTGCAATGGTTTGGTATCCCGATCCAGCTCTTTCGGGCCATCACCGCCGCGGCCATGACCTGGTTCATCACCCGCGCCCTCAACGCCTTCGAATTGGAGAGCCGGCGACAACTCGACGCCGCCATTGGCGCCAAGGCCCAGGCGCAGGAGATGCAACTGGCCAGCGAACGCCGCGACCGCCAGGAGATCGAACGTCTCTACCGCGAGGTGCAGGGCCGGGAGGACCGCCTGGGGCAGCTCCTGCGACGGATCGTCAGCGCGCAGGAGGCCGAACGGCAGCGCATCGCCCGCGAACTGCACGACGCCACCGGCCAATCGCTCACAGCTATCTCACTCGGTCTCAAAGGCGTGGAAACGAGGGCTTTCAACGAAGCCAGCCCGGTGGTGGCGCAAGTGCATGAATTGGGCGCCATGAGCACGCAAGCCCTGGGCGAACTAAGGCAGATCATCGCCGACCTGCGCCCCTCCCATCTCGACGACCTGGGTCTGGCCCCGACCCTGCGCTGGTACCTGAAGCAATACGAGGCGCGCTGGCGCATCCAGACCCGCCTGGTCGTCGGCGATGAGCAGACACGCCTGCCGGCCGAATACGAGACCGTCCTCTTCCGTATCACCCAAGAGGCGCTGAACAACGTCGCCAAACACGCTCAGGCCCAGAACGTGACCGTGACGTTGGCGCTGAAATCGCCGGAGGCCACGCTCACGGTCGAGGACGATGGCTGCGGCTTCGACCCGGCGGCCGTACAGCCGCGCGACAGTCGCCAGGGCGGATGGGGTTTGCTGGGCATCCGCGAGCGAGCGACGCTGGTGGGCGGCCGTGTCGAAATCCTCTCCCGACCGGGTCAGGGAACCCGGCTGGTCGTTACCCTCCCCATGCCTTTGGAGTCCCAACATGCCGGACAAGAAGATCAAATTGCTGCTGGTGGATGA
- the ruvB gene encoding Holliday junction branch migration DNA helicase RuvB — translation MDDRPLTPQAQPADTLDAALRIKRLNELRGQDNVRHNLEILIEAARQRGESLDHILLYGPPGLGKTTIAHVVANEMDVGLKVTAGPAIERAGDLAAILTNLRKGDILFIDEIHRLGRAVEEILYPAMEDFALDIVIGKGPSARSIRLKLPRFTVIGATTRLALLTAPLRARFGVVLRFDFYELDAIQHIVRRAAELTATTATPDGIDAIARRARGTPRVALRLFRRVRDYAQVRADGVITGQVAIAALDLLAIDELGLDALDRTVLETLIVKFGGGPVGLETVAASVSEEASTIMDVVEPYLLQLGFIERTPRGRLATPRAYQHLGHPYTGPKTLPAELQPTLFGAPAGVDDLEDSLT, via the coding sequence ATGGACGACCGGCCCCTGACGCCGCAGGCTCAGCCTGCCGACACCCTTGACGCTGCCCTGCGGATCAAACGGCTCAACGAACTGCGCGGGCAAGACAATGTGCGCCACAACCTGGAGATCCTGATCGAGGCCGCCAGACAGCGCGGGGAGAGCCTCGACCACATCCTCCTCTATGGCCCACCCGGCCTGGGCAAGACCACCATCGCCCATGTGGTGGCCAACGAGATGGACGTGGGCCTGAAAGTGACGGCCGGCCCCGCCATCGAGCGCGCCGGCGACCTGGCCGCCATCCTCACCAACCTGCGCAAAGGCGACATCCTTTTCATCGACGAAATCCACCGTCTGGGCCGCGCTGTCGAAGAAATCCTCTACCCGGCCATGGAGGACTTCGCCCTCGACATCGTCATCGGCAAAGGCCCCAGCGCCCGCTCGATCCGCCTCAAACTCCCCCGTTTCACCGTCATCGGCGCCACCACCCGGCTGGCCCTGCTCACGGCCCCCCTGCGCGCCCGTTTTGGCGTCGTCCTGCGTTTCGATTTCTACGAACTCGACGCCATCCAACACATCGTCCGTCGCGCCGCCGAACTCACTGCCACCACCGCCACGCCCGACGGCATCGACGCCATCGCCCGTCGCGCCCGCGGCACCCCGCGCGTGGCCCTGCGCCTCTTCCGCCGCGTGCGCGACTACGCCCAGGTGCGCGCCGATGGCGTCATCACCGGCCAGGTCGCCATCGCCGCCCTCGACCTCCTCGCCATCGACGAGCTAGGGCTGGATGCGCTCGACCGCACCGTGCTCGAAACCCTGATCGTCAAATTCGGCGGCGGCCCGGTCGGGCTAGAGACGGTGGCGGCCTCGGTCAGCGAAGAAGCCAGCACGATCATGGATGTGGTGGAACCCTACCTGCTCCAGCTTGGCTTTATCGAGCGCACCCCGCGCGGCCGTCTGGCCACCCCCCGCGCCTACCAACACCTCGGCCATCCTTACACCGGCCCCAAGACCCTCCCCGCCGAGCTTCAGCCCACCCTCTTCGGCGCCCCGGCGGGCGTCGACGACCTCGAGGACTCACTCACCTGA
- the serA gene encoding phosphoglycerate dehydrogenase, which produces MPHRVLISDPLSDLGQDMLTRAGLQVDVKTDLKPDQLRAILPEYDALLVRSGTQVTADLIAAADRLKVIARAGVGIDNVDVPAASQRGIIVANAPTGNVVAAAEHAVALLLALARHIPAAHHSMARGEWNRKDFMGVELRDKTLGTLGLGRVASNVARRAQGLDMRTLAYDPYVSADYANNLGVELVNLDRLLAESDFISIHLPLTEQTRGLLNAERLAQCKAGVRIINTARGDIIDEADLLAALDSGHVAGAALDVFCQEPPPPDSRLRSHPRLIVTPHIGGSTAEAQDQVAIDAVLQVIDVLAGRPARYAVNAPLIPPGQVELLTPYVQLVETLGRFLSQFAPMQIEQVELAIFGSIAEYDASILQAAALRGLLAEVVVERVNIVNARLIAEQRGIIISERRQHHHNERYENMISLSVRADGVASSVRGSVLAGEPYIVAIEDMWVDFVARGNFLLSWHRDRPGVIGAIGTLLGKNDINIAFMHVGRRNPRGEAIMVLNTDEPVPPRLIPLVDAIVATHHARTVSL; this is translated from the coding sequence ATGCCCCATCGCGTCCTCATCTCCGACCCCCTCTCTGATCTCGGGCAAGACATGCTGACCCGGGCCGGGCTGCAGGTCGATGTCAAAACCGACCTGAAGCCCGACCAACTCCGGGCCATCCTCCCCGAGTACGACGCCCTGCTGGTGCGCAGCGGCACCCAGGTCACGGCCGACCTCATCGCCGCCGCCGACCGCCTGAAGGTCATTGCCCGCGCCGGTGTTGGCATCGACAACGTCGATGTGCCGGCGGCCAGCCAGCGCGGCATCATCGTTGCCAACGCCCCCACCGGCAACGTCGTCGCCGCCGCCGAGCACGCCGTGGCCCTGCTCCTGGCTCTGGCCCGCCACATCCCTGCCGCCCATCACTCGATGGCCCGCGGGGAATGGAATCGCAAAGACTTCATGGGCGTAGAACTGCGCGACAAGACCCTGGGCACGCTGGGACTGGGCCGGGTGGCCAGCAATGTCGCCCGCCGCGCCCAGGGGTTGGACATGCGCACCCTGGCCTACGACCCCTACGTCTCAGCCGATTACGCCAACAACCTGGGCGTCGAGCTGGTCAATCTCGACCGCCTGCTGGCCGAGAGCGACTTCATCTCCATCCATCTGCCCCTCACCGAGCAGACGCGCGGCCTGCTGAATGCCGAACGCCTGGCGCAGTGCAAGGCGGGTGTTCGCATCATCAACACCGCTCGCGGCGATATCATCGACGAAGCCGACCTGCTGGCCGCCCTCGATAGCGGCCATGTGGCCGGCGCCGCCCTGGATGTCTTCTGCCAGGAGCCACCCCCACCCGATTCCCGCCTCCGCAGCCATCCCCGTCTCATCGTCACCCCGCACATCGGCGGCTCGACAGCCGAGGCCCAAGACCAGGTGGCCATCGACGCCGTCCTCCAGGTCATCGATGTCCTGGCCGGGCGGCCGGCGCGCTACGCCGTCAATGCCCCCCTCATTCCCCCTGGCCAGGTCGAACTGCTGACACCCTACGTGCAGCTGGTCGAGACCCTGGGCCGTTTTCTCAGCCAGTTCGCTCCTATGCAGATCGAGCAGGTCGAACTGGCCATCTTCGGCTCCATCGCCGAATACGACGCCTCCATTTTGCAGGCGGCGGCGCTGCGCGGGTTGCTGGCCGAAGTGGTGGTCGAACGCGTCAACATCGTCAACGCCCGTCTCATCGCCGAGCAGCGCGGCATCATCATCTCCGAGCGCCGCCAACACCACCACAACGAACGCTACGAGAACATGATCAGCCTCAGTGTGCGCGCCGATGGCGTCGCTTCCAGCGTGCGGGGCAGTGTGTTGGCCGGGGAGCCGTACATCGTCGCCATCGAAGACATGTGGGTGGATTTCGTGGCCCGCGGAAACTTCCTGCTCAGCTGGCACCGCGACCGGCCCGGCGTCATCGGCGCCATCGGCACGCTGCTGGGCAAGAACGACATCAACATCGCCTTCATGCACGTGGGGCGCCGCAACCCGCGCGGGGAGGCGATCATGGTGCTCAACACCGATGAACCCGTCCCCCCGCGCCTGATCCCGCTGGTCGATGCCATCGTCGCCACCCACCACGCCCGCACGGTTTCGCTCTGA
- the secG gene encoding preprotein translocase subunit SecG: protein MTTFVLIAQIILAVLLVVLVVLQTQSSGAGSMFGSDTSVYRTRRGLEKTLYQATIGVSIVFIVISIFSVLVAG from the coding sequence GTGACAACTTTCGTTCTCATCGCTCAGATCATCCTCGCCGTTCTGCTCGTCGTGCTCGTCGTCCTGCAAACACAATCCAGCGGCGCCGGCAGCATGTTCGGCAGCGATACCAGCGTCTACCGCACCCGCCGCGGCCTGGAAAAAACCCTCTACCAGGCCACCATTGGCGTCAGCATCGTTTTCATCGTCATCTCCATCTTCTCGGTTCTGGTCGCCGGTTGA
- a CDS encoding peptide ABC transporter substrate-binding protein: MSRHVRWQAVIAVLGLVLVGALLSYATYTYTTEEVPARGGVFIEGVVGNPQYINPVICQFNEVDRDLCALVFDGLLQFDEHGNLQPDLAESWQASPAGDVFTFTLRPDARWHDGLRVTADDVIFTAQLMQDPNLPVLPDLATLWRTVIAEKVDERTVVFKLGSPYAPFPDYTTIRWFGVLPKHYWQRYSPRELTRAQLNTQPIGSGPFRVTEVDSQHVRLEPVPAAFSHQPMLEALVFRFFPDYESVLAAADRGEIHGVSRVLPELLAQAEAMPNLQLFTSPIPGYSLVLFNLTSPNAPYLSEQKVRQALAYGLDRERMLDDIVPGAGMLANSPILPGTWAYNPDTPSYAYDPSRARALLDEAGWIDANGDGVREKDGVSMEFILHVDDSSRSRLIARAIAEDWAAIGVRVVPQPIALSGLVRDILAPRNFAAAIVNWEYVGDPDPYPLWHSTQVSPNGQNYSGWANRQADILMEQARITGDRDLRRQLYGEFQTLFAQDLPGILLSYPLYTYAVTTAVKDIEIGLMNQPADRFRTFADWYTQTRKITHTERRTLKLDNTPD, translated from the coding sequence GTGAGCCGTCATGTACGCTGGCAGGCAGTCATCGCCGTCCTGGGCCTTGTCCTTGTTGGCGCTCTGCTGAGCTACGCTACTTACACCTATACCACCGAGGAAGTCCCGGCGCGCGGGGGAGTGTTCATCGAAGGGGTGGTGGGAAACCCCCAATATATCAACCCGGTCATCTGCCAGTTCAACGAGGTCGACCGCGACCTGTGTGCGCTCGTCTTCGATGGCCTGCTTCAATTCGACGAGCATGGCAACCTGCAGCCCGATCTGGCTGAGAGCTGGCAGGCCAGCCCAGCCGGCGATGTCTTCACCTTTACCCTGCGTCCCGACGCCCGCTGGCACGACGGCCTGCGGGTGACGGCGGATGATGTCATCTTCACCGCCCAGTTGATGCAGGACCCCAACCTGCCGGTGCTGCCCGACCTGGCCACCCTCTGGCGCACAGTCATCGCCGAGAAGGTAGACGAACGCACTGTCGTCTTCAAACTCGGCTCACCCTACGCTCCCTTCCCCGACTACACCACCATCCGCTGGTTTGGCGTCCTGCCCAAACACTACTGGCAGCGCTACAGCCCGCGCGAATTGACGCGCGCCCAGCTCAATACGCAACCCATCGGCAGCGGCCCCTTCCGCGTGACTGAAGTCGACAGCCAGCATGTGCGGCTCGAGCCTGTCCCGGCCGCCTTTTCGCACCAACCTATGCTGGAAGCCCTCGTCTTCCGTTTCTTCCCCGATTACGAAAGCGTGCTGGCCGCCGCCGATCGCGGCGAAATCCACGGCGTCAGCCGCGTCTTGCCCGAACTCCTGGCCCAAGCCGAGGCGATGCCCAATCTGCAGCTGTTCACCTCGCCCATCCCCGGCTACAGCCTCGTCCTCTTCAACCTCACCTCGCCCAACGCGCCCTACTTGAGCGAACAGAAGGTGCGTCAGGCCCTGGCCTATGGCCTGGATCGCGAACGCATGCTCGATGACATCGTTCCCGGCGCCGGCATGTTGGCCAATAGCCCCATCCTGCCCGGCACCTGGGCCTACAACCCCGACACCCCCAGCTATGCCTACGACCCCTCCCGCGCCCGCGCCCTGCTAGACGAGGCCGGCTGGATCGACGCCAACGGCGACGGCGTGCGTGAGAAAGACGGCGTCAGCATGGAGTTCATCCTACACGTGGACGACTCCTCGCGTTCGCGGCTCATCGCCCGCGCCATCGCCGAAGACTGGGCTGCCATCGGCGTCAGGGTTGTGCCACAGCCGATTGCCCTCTCGGGCCTGGTGCGCGACATCCTTGCCCCGCGCAACTTCGCGGCCGCCATTGTCAATTGGGAGTATGTCGGCGATCCCGACCCCTACCCGCTCTGGCACTCGACCCAGGTCAGTCCCAATGGCCAGAACTACTCCGGCTGGGCGAATCGCCAGGCTGACATCCTCATGGAGCAGGCCCGTATCACCGGCGACCGCGATCTGCGCCGCCAGCTGTACGGCGAATTCCAGACTCTCTTTGCCCAGGACCTGCCGGGCATCCTGCTCTCCTATCCGCTCTACACCTACGCCGTCACCACGGCGGTCAAGGACATCGAAATCGGGTTGATGAACCAGCCCGCCGACCGCTTTCGCACCTTCGCCGACTGGTACACCCAGACACGCAAGATCACGCACACTGAACGCCGCACCCTCAAGCTTGACAATACCCCCGACTGA
- a CDS encoding TraR/DksA C4-type zinc finger protein, with protein MSNSATTTIEREPLLNQRAELISDIQLLKESLQGEVDVDLDEGDPDVIEREKSAALLSTLEASLASVEDALRAIDRGSYGVCERCGKPIPPERLEVKPDATMCVSCQTEVERLQRRGLVAAQRPRWGLDAEPGQQEEE; from the coding sequence ATGTCAAATAGCGCCACTACTACCATCGAACGAGAGCCATTGCTCAACCAACGTGCTGAGTTGATTTCGGACATCCAATTGCTCAAAGAATCGCTCCAGGGCGAGGTCGACGTCGATCTCGACGAAGGCGATCCTGATGTCATCGAACGAGAGAAGAGCGCCGCCCTGCTTTCGACCCTGGAAGCCAGCCTGGCCTCGGTCGAGGATGCCCTGCGCGCCATCGACCGCGGCAGCTATGGCGTCTGTGAACGCTGTGGAAAACCGATCCCGCCCGAACGGCTCGAGGTCAAGCCCGACGCCACCATGTGCGTCAGCTGCCAGACCGAGGTCGAGCGTTTGCAGCGCCGCGGGTTGGTGGCCGCGCAGCGACCGCGTTGGGGTTTGGACGCTGAGCCGGGGCAGCAGGAGGAGGAGTAA